The following are from one region of the bacterium BMS3Abin08 genome:
- the phoR_1 gene encoding alkaline phosphatase synthesis sensor protein PhoR gives MFRTKIIYKLLLNFMIFSIALLIPLTLSLNKALNDLFSSEERLEQKYVPPEHLGSFDDIHNDFRKEIYSHLLSISFYSFFVAFLLSLFMTRRFSRSLQSLHEGAERVRDGNLDETVPVYSDDEIGEVTRVFNDMIKSLKNKTEELEKKDLYVKNMMDALWVVDEDNRIIDINPAFTKLLGYEKGDAIGSSIYDYVDDENARRLEFELETKRAAGRPSTYELSMIAKDGTYVPVLITGAPVIRDGETISKIGIIKDFREQAKLLKELSESKDHLETIMNSIQDTMLIIDRQYNVVRANTASYKKYGYDIIGKKCHVVSHMGSQPCWLNGEDCPLQHVFSENEVFRIIHEHYDETGRKRYEEIVASPISDADGNVVEVIEFLRDITERKLYEDKIDKRNRELLLLNSIATIIHRSLKAKEVFIATLDKLIEMLNMDGGGFFLLDENKRVLNCLYHRGIAEEFVREAGRVKLGDDIPGRVALTGELIATSDISTDRRISHSMLKHSGIKGYCCIPVKGKERIVGVFCLFRFKEHLFSEDDVRILRSVGEMTGLALENIRLYEKMRDMFQTQKNRREQEQKSLLELSSYLAAATDMNEVIRFASELVKDFLKSDILLFWEKQNSTELILRHSMGIELKDNIILPGSSYPEIYCIDNLTYAIVKDITSESRFAHPNEFFDEGIHSILSFPVLVGDRCLGVFTIASKAMRDFREDEIHFLRIITSIFGVALERSNLYEKRIIDRGLAEAILNTISEGVCTVNSEGLITSANRSAERILGYKATQLIGRNYLTIFNDWEGGECPVFLALNGKQASGEVTVYHDGMESILHFNSLPLIDTQGRVYGAVQVIRDITREKEVSRLKTDLIRSVSHEFRTPLSAILGLTEMLMDHVVTGEKADRYLQTIYDEGLRLSDMVSDLLDISRIESGKVKLKEEEIDLRSIFKSLSENFQKRLSERSISLKMHIPDNTRLLTGDSERIRQLLTNLIDNSIKYSDHESSIDISVRKDRDCVIMKIVDTGWGISPKDLPHIGERFYRGKHGAKTKGTGLGLSLCKEIVEMHDGRLKIESEPGKGTRITIYLPSRRKHNGESDGN, from the coding sequence ATGTTCAGAACAAAAATCATATATAAACTTCTCCTCAACTTCATGATCTTCAGTATTGCCCTGCTGATCCCTCTAACTCTCTCTCTTAACAAGGCGCTCAACGATCTGTTCAGTTCCGAAGAGAGGCTTGAACAGAAATATGTTCCTCCCGAGCATCTGGGATCCTTTGATGATATACATAATGATTTCAGAAAGGAGATTTACAGTCATCTCCTGAGCATCTCTTTCTATTCATTCTTTGTAGCATTCCTGCTCTCACTTTTTATGACAAGAAGGTTCTCCCGTTCGCTGCAATCCCTCCATGAGGGTGCGGAAAGGGTTCGTGACGGAAACCTCGATGAAACAGTCCCCGTCTATTCGGATGATGAGATTGGGGAGGTCACCAGGGTATTCAACGACATGATAAAAAGCCTGAAGAACAAGACCGAAGAACTGGAAAAGAAGGATCTCTATGTCAAAAACATGATGGATGCCCTCTGGGTGGTTGATGAAGATAACAGGATCATTGATATTAACCCTGCTTTTACAAAGCTGCTTGGTTATGAAAAGGGTGACGCGATCGGATCTTCCATCTACGATTATGTAGATGACGAAAACGCCCGAAGACTGGAGTTTGAGCTTGAAACAAAAAGGGCGGCGGGAAGACCATCCACGTACGAACTCTCAATGATTGCCAAGGACGGCACTTACGTTCCTGTCCTGATTACCGGGGCCCCGGTAATCAGGGACGGTGAAACTATAAGCAAGATAGGAATAATTAAGGACTTCCGTGAACAGGCAAAACTCCTGAAGGAATTATCAGAGTCAAAGGACCACCTTGAGACGATCATGAACAGTATTCAGGATACGATGTTAATCATAGACAGGCAATATAATGTAGTCAGAGCAAATACTGCGTCATACAAGAAATACGGATATGATATTATCGGCAAAAAGTGTCACGTTGTTTCTCACATGGGGAGTCAGCCCTGCTGGCTCAATGGTGAGGACTGTCCTTTACAGCATGTTTTCTCAGAGAACGAGGTCTTCAGAATCATACATGAACATTATGATGAAACAGGCAGAAAGAGATATGAAGAGATTGTCGCCTCCCCTATAAGTGATGCCGATGGAAATGTTGTTGAGGTAATCGAATTTCTTCGTGACATCACTGAACGAAAACTGTATGAAGACAAAATAGACAAACGAAACAGGGAACTGTTACTGCTGAACTCCATAGCAACAATCATACACCGCTCACTAAAAGCAAAAGAGGTCTTCATTGCAACGCTTGACAAACTGATCGAAATGCTCAACATGGACGGTGGGGGATTTTTTCTTCTTGATGAAAACAAACGTGTCCTTAACTGCTTATACCACAGAGGAATAGCTGAAGAATTTGTACGGGAGGCTGGAAGGGTAAAGTTGGGAGACGACATCCCCGGCAGAGTAGCGCTCACCGGTGAACTCATAGCCACTTCAGACATAAGCACCGACAGGAGAATAAGCCATTCCATGCTGAAACACTCCGGTATAAAGGGTTACTGCTGCATACCGGTAAAGGGGAAGGAGAGGATAGTGGGCGTATTCTGTCTCTTCCGCTTCAAGGAACACCTTTTCTCAGAGGATGACGTAAGGATACTCAGGTCTGTTGGTGAGATGACGGGACTTGCCCTGGAAAACATCAGGCTCTATGAAAAGATGAGGGATATGTTTCAGACTCAGAAAAACAGGCGTGAACAGGAACAGAAGAGCCTGCTTGAACTCTCATCTTACCTGGCGGCAGCGACTGATATGAATGAGGTTATCCGCTTTGCTTCCGAGCTGGTTAAAGATTTTTTGAAATCGGACATTCTCCTCTTCTGGGAAAAGCAGAACAGCACAGAACTGATCCTCAGACACAGTATGGGGATAGAGCTTAAAGATAATATAATACTCCCGGGTTCCTCCTATCCCGAGATCTACTGCATTGACAACCTGACATATGCCATCGTTAAGGATATAACTTCCGAGAGCCGTTTTGCCCACCCCAACGAGTTTTTTGATGAGGGTATCCACTCCATCCTCTCCTTCCCCGTTTTGGTCGGAGACCGATGCCTTGGCGTTTTCACCATTGCCAGCAAGGCCATGAGGGATTTCCGTGAGGATGAGATTCACTTCCTGAGAATAATCACGAGTATATTCGGGGTTGCTCTCGAAAGAAGCAACCTCTACGAAAAGCGCATAATTGACAGGGGGCTGGCCGAAGCGATCCTGAATACAATCTCCGAAGGCGTGTGCACTGTCAACAGCGAAGGCCTCATAACATCCGCCAACAGGTCTGCCGAGAGAATACTCGGATATAAGGCCACCCAGCTTATCGGAAGAAACTACCTTACGATCTTCAATGACTGGGAAGGGGGAGAATGTCCTGTTTTCCTGGCCCTCAACGGCAAACAGGCCTCAGGTGAGGTCACGGTTTATCACGACGGCATGGAGAGCATTCTGCACTTTAACTCACTCCCCTTAATTGATACACAGGGACGGGTTTATGGAGCCGTTCAGGTAATAAGGGATATTACAAGAGAAAAGGAGGTATCACGTTTAAAAACAGACCTCATACGGTCCGTCTCACATGAGTTCAGGACCCCCCTGTCAGCTATATTGGGACTTACAGAGATGCTGATGGACCACGTGGTAACAGGTGAAAAGGCTGACAGATACCTTCAGACGATATATGATGAAGGTCTCAGACTCTCCGACATGGTATCAGACCTCCTTGACATATCGAGAATCGAAAGTGGCAAAGTGAAACTCAAGGAGGAAGAGATAGACCTGCGGAGCATCTTTAAAAGCCTTTCGGAAAACTTCCAGAAGAGACTCTCCGAAAGGAGTATATCACTGAAGATGCACATACCGGATAATACAAGGTTGCTTACGGGTGACAGTGAAAGGATCAGACAGCTTCTCACCAATCTTATCGACAATTCCATTAAATACTCAGATCATGAATCATCGATAGACATCTCGGTTCGTAAGGATCGGGATTGTGTTATAATGAAGATAGTGGATACAGGATGGGGTATATCGCCTAAAGATCTACCCCACATCGGGGAACGGTTTTATCGTGGCAAGCATGGTGCAAAGACCAAAGGTACAGGACTCGGACTATCCCTCTGTAAAGAGATAGTCGAAATGCACGACGGCAGGTTGAAAATAGAAAGCGAGCCTGGAAAGGGGACCCGTATCACTATCTATCTCCCTTCAAGGAGGAAGCACAATGGCGAAAGTGATGGTAATTGA
- the phoP_2 gene encoding alkaline phosphatase synthesis transcriptional regulatory protein PhoP, whose product MAKVMVIDDEPFILMMIEDKLKSAGLKVITRRESKGAFEEIKKEKPDLIILDWMMPEISGIDICKRLKSDPSLSEIPVFMLTAKGQEDDEKLGLSCGVDRYITKPFSPRGLLEVVLDHIGHR is encoded by the coding sequence ATGGCGAAAGTGATGGTAATTGATGATGAACCTTTCATACTGATGATGATTGAAGACAAACTGAAAAGCGCCGGCCTGAAAGTGATAACAAGAAGGGAATCAAAGGGTGCCTTTGAAGAGATCAAGAAGGAAAAACCCGACCTGATTATTCTTGACTGGATGATGCCCGAGATAAGCGGAATAGACATCTGCAAAAGGTTAAAATCCGACCCCTCCCTGTCTGAAATTCCTGTCTTCATGCTGACTGCAAAGGGACAGGAAGATGATGAAAAACTTGGTCTCAGTTGTGGTGTCGACAGGTACATCACCAAACCATTCAGCCCCCGCGGTCTCTTAGAGGTTGTACTTGATCATATCGGACATAGATAA
- the rpfG_2 gene encoding cyclic di-GMP phosphodiesterase response regulator RpfG, giving the protein MIISDIDKLKEDFNLTVKELGDTYEELSLLYRISEELSGLGVDEICKLLLREVSCLLRVETVAILFFEDQLDELHTKTHEGNWSPERVIRRGNSIFWNSLDQNKAVTICNTDNSGRKGIPPEFKSILVAPLIGKKKRIGIILLADRTDGEEFFAGDIKLIRALSSQAALFIENALLSKEAQSFLIGTIRSFVKALEASSKWTAGHTERVTTYALAIARKLGFSPDELERLRVSSLLHDIGKIATPDKILNKGGKLTAEEWFEIRQHPVIGAEILSEMGGFIDVIECIRYHHESFDGKGLHRLKGTEIPLKARILAVADAFDAMTSDRPYRKKMTVVEALKEIEVCSGTQFDPAVVKAFSECLDSSNNVVSPEPELHS; this is encoded by the coding sequence TTGATCATATCGGACATAGATAAATTAAAAGAAGATTTTAATCTTACCGTAAAGGAGTTGGGCGATACCTACGAAGAACTCTCTCTTCTGTACCGTATCTCTGAAGAGTTGTCAGGACTGGGTGTTGATGAAATCTGCAAGCTGCTCCTCAGGGAAGTATCATGCCTCCTGCGTGTTGAAACAGTGGCCATTCTCTTCTTTGAGGATCAGCTTGATGAACTTCACACAAAAACACATGAGGGTAACTGGTCGCCTGAGAGGGTCATAAGACGTGGAAACAGCATCTTCTGGAATTCCCTTGACCAGAACAAGGCTGTCACAATATGTAATACCGACAACTCCGGAAGGAAGGGAATCCCCCCTGAGTTTAAATCCATACTTGTAGCACCTCTTATCGGAAAAAAGAAACGGATAGGCATTATCCTGCTTGCAGACAGGACTGACGGCGAAGAGTTCTTTGCAGGAGATATAAAGCTGATAAGGGCCCTCTCCTCGCAGGCAGCTCTATTCATAGAAAATGCCCTTCTGAGTAAGGAAGCACAATCATTTCTGATAGGTACGATACGATCCTTTGTCAAGGCACTTGAGGCTTCTTCAAAATGGACGGCAGGACATACGGAAAGGGTGACCACATATGCGCTTGCAATTGCCAGGAAGCTGGGTTTTTCACCGGATGAGCTTGAACGGCTTAGGGTCAGCAGCCTTCTCCATGATATCGGCAAGATAGCCACACCTGATAAAATCCTCAACAAGGGTGGCAAGCTTACCGCTGAGGAGTGGTTTGAAATAAGACAGCATCCGGTAATAGGAGCAGAAATCCTTTCAGAAATGGGCGGATTTATCGACGTGATTGAGTGTATCCGTTACCACCACGAATCCTTTGATGGTAAAGGCCTCCACAGACTGAAGGGCACTGAAATCCCTCTTAAGGCAAGGATACTGGCTGTAGCCGATGCCTTTGATGCAATGACGTCCGACAGGCCTTACAGGAAGAAAATGACGGTCGTTGAGGCGCTGAAGGAAATTGAGGTATGCTCGGGAACCCAGTTCGACCCCGCAGTAGTAAAGGCATTTTCCGAGTGCCTGGATTCATCCAACAACGTTGTATCTCCTGAGCCTGAACTTCACTCCTAA
- the ycfH gene encoding putative deoxyribonuclease YcfH, giving the protein MENLSKKKGVQSSNSEPGSFIDTHCHLDMSQFDGDRDEVLRRATESGVKYIINVGSDIDGCRTSVGLSRIYEDIYATVGIHPHDADSYSADIEEELKGWADEDKVVAVGEIGLDYHYDNSPRDVQRRVFARQLQLSLEINLPVVIHSRDAGEDTLGILGESGVARGVMHCFSGDREMAEQAMAKGFFISVAGPVTFRNAGKLQEVVSLIPDEYLLIETDAPYLSPEPYRGKRNEPSFIIETARKIAQLRGVSLDDIKRITTLNAMRLFGIGEIPLRGEIAYRIRDSLYLNVTNRCTNACTFCVRFHSDYVKGYNLRLNHEPGLEEMKDAIGDPSQYKEVVFCGYGEPLIRLDLIKSLARWVKEHGGRVRINTNGHGNLIHGRNILPELSGIVDSLSISLDAHDEDTYNRICMPLVKNAYQGMLDFIREAKEVIPDVTVTVVDVEGVDVERCRRIARELGVKFRLRRYNVVG; this is encoded by the coding sequence ATGGAGAATTTGAGTAAAAAAAAGGGGGTTCAATCCTCAAACTCAGAACCCGGATCGTTTATTGATACCCATTGTCATCTTGACATGTCTCAATTCGACGGTGACAGGGATGAGGTGTTAAGGAGGGCAACGGAATCGGGTGTGAAGTATATCATCAATGTCGGTTCCGACATCGACGGTTGCAGAACCTCGGTCGGGCTTTCCAGGATATATGAGGATATCTATGCCACTGTGGGGATTCACCCTCATGATGCGGATAGTTACTCTGCTGATATAGAAGAGGAGTTAAAGGGCTGGGCCGATGAGGACAAGGTGGTTGCAGTCGGTGAGATCGGCCTTGATTATCATTATGACAACTCCCCGAGGGATGTGCAGAGGCGGGTATTTGCGAGACAGTTGCAGCTTTCGTTGGAGATTAATCTGCCCGTGGTGATTCACAGCAGGGATGCAGGGGAAGATACCCTCGGCATACTCGGTGAATCAGGTGTTGCAAGGGGTGTTATGCATTGTTTTTCAGGGGATAGAGAGATGGCCGAGCAGGCTATGGCAAAGGGTTTTTTCATATCCGTAGCCGGGCCTGTGACCTTCAGGAATGCAGGTAAACTCCAGGAGGTGGTATCTCTGATACCGGACGAATACCTCCTGATCGAGACCGATGCCCCCTATTTGTCGCCTGAGCCATACAGGGGAAAGAGAAACGAGCCTTCATTTATCATCGAGACTGCAAGAAAGATAGCACAGTTGAGGGGCGTCAGCCTGGATGACATCAAGAGGATTACAACCCTCAACGCCATGAGGCTCTTTGGTATAGGAGAAATACCCCTGAGGGGTGAGATTGCATACAGGATAAGGGATTCTCTTTATCTGAATGTGACCAACAGGTGCACTAATGCATGCACCTTCTGCGTGAGATTCCATAGCGATTATGTAAAGGGCTATAACCTCAGACTGAACCATGAACCGGGTCTTGAGGAAATGAAGGATGCCATTGGGGACCCGTCGCAGTATAAAGAGGTGGTGTTTTGCGGTTACGGTGAGCCACTGATAAGGCTTGATCTTATAAAGTCACTGGCCAGATGGGTCAAGGAGCACGGTGGCAGGGTTCGCATAAACACAAACGGTCATGGTAATCTGATACATGGAAGGAATATACTTCCTGAGCTTTCGGGAATTGTGGATTCATTGTCCATCAGCCTTGATGCCCATGACGAGGATACCTACAACAGGATATGCATGCCCCTTGTCAAGAATGCCTACCAGGGTATGCTGGACTTTATAAGAGAGGCAAAAGAGGTTATCCCCGATGTCACGGTAACGGTTGTTGATGTGGAGGGGGTGGATGTGGAGAGATGCAGGCGGATAGCCCGTGAGTTAGGAGTGAAGTTCAGGCTCAGGAGATACAACGTTGTTGGATGA
- a CDS encoding cofactor-independent phosphoglycerate mutase, with protein MQELIRGLIQKNNSKIFMVVLDGLGGLPVNGKTELEAARTPNLDSLSKRSATGLHIPVSYGITPGSGPGHLGIFGYDPRKWLIGRGVLEALGLGIELKDTDVAIRCNYATIREGMVKDRRAGRIPTENSKKLTARLQDEINQIDEAEIIFAAGLEHRFAVIFRFPEPLEAGSDNINDTDPQKDGRQPLKPVPGNHQSERVARVAEKLIERAKEILRDEEKANYILLRGISQVPSIPSFEDIFGLRALAVAVYPMYRGLARLVGMDTPPLNGDIKEELDFLKENLSEYDFFFMHVKKVDSYGEDGNFEGKARKIEEFDSYVPDILELAPDVLIVTGDHATPAVMREHSWHPVPVMIHAPYVLGGLSEAFTERECLRGELGIFPAYNILPLALANAGRLKKYGA; from the coding sequence ATGCAGGAGTTGATTAGAGGACTGATACAGAAGAATAATTCAAAGATCTTCATGGTGGTTCTTGACGGTCTTGGAGGTCTTCCCGTGAATGGAAAGACCGAGTTGGAGGCTGCCCGGACGCCCAATCTCGATTCCCTTTCGAAAAGGTCTGCCACAGGGCTTCATATACCCGTATCCTATGGGATAACACCGGGTAGCGGTCCCGGTCACCTTGGAATTTTCGGCTACGATCCAAGGAAGTGGTTAATAGGACGGGGGGTCCTTGAGGCACTTGGCCTCGGCATAGAACTGAAGGACACTGATGTGGCGATCAGATGTAATTATGCAACCATCCGGGAAGGCATGGTTAAGGACAGGCGGGCAGGCAGGATTCCTACGGAAAACAGCAAGAAACTGACCGCAAGGCTGCAGGATGAAATAAATCAGATAGACGAGGCAGAGATAATATTCGCTGCGGGTCTGGAACACCGCTTTGCCGTCATATTCAGATTTCCGGAACCCCTTGAGGCGGGCTCCGACAATATAAATGATACCGACCCGCAGAAGGATGGGAGACAGCCCCTCAAGCCGGTCCCCGGGAACCACCAGTCCGAGAGGGTGGCCCGGGTGGCTGAGAAACTGATTGAGCGTGCAAAGGAGATACTCAGGGATGAGGAGAAGGCCAATTACATATTATTGAGGGGTATTTCACAGGTGCCTTCCATACCGTCCTTTGAGGATATCTTTGGGCTGAGGGCCCTTGCAGTGGCTGTTTACCCTATGTACAGGGGTCTTGCAAGGCTTGTTGGTATGGATACCCCTCCGTTAAATGGCGATATTAAAGAAGAATTGGATTTTCTTAAGGAGAACCTCTCGGAATACGATTTCTTTTTTATGCACGTCAAGAAGGTGGATTCCTACGGTGAAGACGGTAACTTCGAGGGAAAGGCAAGAAAGATAGAGGAGTTTGACAGCTACGTGCCCGACATACTTGAACTCGCACCGGATGTCCTGATAGTAACAGGAGATCACGCCACACCTGCGGTCATGAGGGAGCATAGCTGGCATCCGGTACCGGTAATGATTCATGCCCCCTATGTGCTTGGTGGCCTGAGCGAAGCCTTCACTGAGCGTGAATGCCTCAGGGGAGAGCTTGGGATATTTCCAGCCTATAATATACTTCCCCTTGCGTTAGCCAACGCTGGAAGGCTCAAGAAGTACGGGGCCTGA
- the pgl gene encoding 6-phosphogluconolactonase produces MGEVREFDNETDWLTAVFGVIAEAFERSDGDFGIALCGGRSPVSLYRGLSEERRPAAGWRIFFTDERCVPPDDGLSNYGRIKRLLLGPSSIPEEMVFRIRGELGPGAASEEYQKLLEREAPDGLDLMILGLGADGHIASLFPGSPCLTEKIRWVAPVYEAPYAARVTLTPGMIFRTETVILLVRGDEKREACREFLKRRRSLSEFPSMLLHEHRNLHVMIYLG; encoded by the coding sequence GTGGGTGAAGTAAGAGAGTTCGATAACGAAACTGACTGGCTGACAGCGGTTTTCGGGGTGATTGCCGAAGCTTTTGAGAGATCGGATGGGGATTTCGGCATTGCCCTCTGCGGGGGAAGATCTCCTGTGTCTCTGTACAGGGGGCTATCAGAGGAGAGGAGACCGGCCGCGGGGTGGAGGATCTTTTTCACCGATGAAAGATGTGTACCGCCGGATGACGGATTGAGTAATTACGGAAGAATAAAGAGACTCCTTTTAGGACCCTCCTCTATACCGGAGGAAATGGTTTTCAGGATAAGGGGTGAACTCGGGCCGGGGGCGGCCTCGGAGGAGTACCAGAAACTGCTTGAGAGAGAGGCCCCTGATGGTCTTGACCTGATGATACTCGGCCTTGGGGCGGATGGACATATAGCATCGCTTTTTCCGGGAAGTCCCTGTCTTACGGAGAAAATACGGTGGGTTGCACCTGTTTATGAGGCCCCGTATGCTGCGAGGGTTACTCTTACACCGGGGATGATTTTCCGGACAGAGACGGTAATACTCCTTGTCAGGGGGGATGAAAAGAGGGAAGCCTGCCGGGAATTTCTGAAAAGGAGGCGTTCGCTTTCAGAGTTCCCCTCAATGCTTCTTCATGAACACAGGAATCTTCATGTGATGATTTACCTGGGTTAA
- the zwf gene encoding glucose-6-phosphate 1-dehydrogenase, with amino-acid sequence MTNDEPCKIDRLTEPFGLIIFGASGDLAGRKLLPALFNLFCNDILPENFFILGTARTDFTDIDFRLRIEGALSEGDNANTTAFLKHIFYRKIDYTDRATFGSLRRRLGNLEKRYNVRGRRLFYLSVPPGLSESIVHAMGSGGLASCDGWRRIVLEKPFGWDIDSARRLNSLLHQYFSEEDIFRIDHYLGKETVQDILLFRFANSIFEPLWDRNHIDHIQITAAESIGIGSRAGYYDSTGIIRDMFQNHIIQLLSLVALEPPSTFEPLRIREEKIKVFRALRSFKPEEIRQNAFFGQYTGGRKGRAAIHGYREERGIPADSNTPTFAAFRLFIDNWRWQGVPFYVRSGKRLKRAVSEVSIHFRNVPHSIFRDILADGIKPNVLVFRIQPDEAIELRFQGKLPGSRLCIRDVTMNFSYADKLSVPLPDAYERVLMDCIRGDHLLFVGQDGVELAWEFFMPVLDFLEDRQVSSRVVHGYRPFTWGPRGATNMIRRDGRDWWVK; translated from the coding sequence ATGACAAACGATGAACCCTGCAAGATTGACAGGCTTACCGAACCTTTTGGTTTGATAATCTTTGGAGCCTCGGGCGACCTGGCAGGGAGGAAGCTGTTGCCGGCGCTTTTCAACCTCTTCTGTAATGATATTCTCCCTGAAAACTTTTTTATACTCGGGACTGCAAGGACGGATTTTACCGACATTGACTTCAGGCTCAGGATTGAGGGCGCCCTGTCTGAAGGTGATAACGCGAATACGACGGCCTTTCTTAAACATATCTTTTACAGGAAGATCGACTATACCGACAGGGCCACGTTCGGGTCTTTGAGACGCAGGCTGGGGAACCTTGAGAAGAGGTATAACGTGCGGGGTAGGAGACTCTTCTACCTATCAGTGCCTCCCGGCCTCTCAGAGAGTATTGTTCATGCCATGGGTTCAGGAGGACTTGCTTCATGTGATGGCTGGAGGAGGATTGTGCTTGAGAAGCCCTTTGGATGGGACATTGATTCAGCCAGGAGATTGAACAGCCTCCTTCATCAGTACTTCAGCGAGGAGGATATCTTCAGGATTGATCACTATCTTGGAAAGGAAACGGTTCAGGATATTCTTCTCTTCAGGTTTGCCAACTCGATCTTTGAGCCCCTCTGGGACAGAAACCATATTGACCATATCCAGATAACAGCTGCGGAATCGATAGGTATCGGTTCAAGGGCGGGCTATTATGACAGTACGGGAATTATCAGGGATATGTTCCAGAACCATATAATCCAACTGTTGAGCCTCGTCGCCCTTGAGCCTCCCTCAACTTTTGAGCCGCTTCGCATAAGGGAGGAGAAGATTAAGGTATTCAGGGCCTTGAGATCCTTCAAACCCGAGGAGATCCGGCAAAACGCTTTTTTTGGACAGTATACCGGCGGCAGGAAGGGTAGGGCGGCAATTCATGGCTACAGGGAGGAGCGGGGGATACCGGCGGACTCAAATACACCCACTTTTGCAGCCTTCAGGCTCTTTATAGACAACTGGAGATGGCAGGGGGTTCCCTTTTATGTCAGATCGGGCAAGAGGCTCAAAAGAGCTGTCTCCGAGGTCTCAATTCACTTCAGGAATGTGCCTCATTCAATATTCAGGGATATTTTAGCTGATGGCATAAAACCAAATGTCCTTGTCTTCCGTATCCAGCCCGATGAGGCCATCGAGTTGAGATTCCAGGGTAAGCTGCCCGGAAGCAGGCTCTGTATCAGGGATGTTACCATGAATTTTTCCTATGCCGACAAGCTCTCAGTGCCTCTGCCCGATGCATATGAGAGGGTGCTTATGGACTGTATCAGGGGTGATCACCTCCTCTTTGTCGGACAGGATGGAGTGGAGCTTGCCTGGGAATTCTTTATGCCCGTGCTCGATTTTCTTGAGGACAGGCAGGTGTCATCCAGGGTGGTCCATGGCTACAGGCCTTTTACATGGGGGCCGCGAGGCGCCACGAATATGATAAGAAGAGACGGAAGGGACTGGTGGGTGAAGTAA
- the rsmA gene encoding ribosomal RNA small subunit methyltransferase A, whose protein sequence is MKKRRLGQHFLFDPSILKRIVSAAQINTDDTVVEIGPGSGSLTTLLAESAKEVIAVEVDRQLCERLREGLSGIDNLELVCGDFLEYDLDKIDGFKAVGNIPYYITTPIIFKLLSAGRRLLSATLTIQKEVAERIVAGPGTKRYGILSLMVQYRTEAEIAFLIPKEAFSPPPKVDSAVIQLRTLHEKRVSVRDKGLFFRIIRTAFSQRRKTLANSLKPVYTDIKGILEKLGIDPRRRPETLTIEDFARISDTLPDVCRSHKNGLLPK, encoded by the coding sequence ATGAAAAAACGTCGCCTTGGACAACACTTCCTATTTGACCCCTCAATCCTCAAGAGGATTGTATCTGCTGCTCAGATTAATACAGATGACACCGTTGTCGAGATAGGGCCCGGCTCCGGCAGTCTGACAACACTCCTTGCGGAGAGCGCCAAAGAGGTCATAGCGGTCGAGGTTGACCGGCAGCTCTGTGAGAGATTGAGGGAAGGGTTATCAGGAATAGACAACCTGGAATTGGTCTGCGGGGATTTTCTTGAATATGATCTCGACAAAATAGACGGATTCAAAGCAGTTGGTAATATTCCCTACTACATAACAACCCCTATCATATTTAAACTGCTCTCCGCCGGAAGAAGGCTGCTCTCCGCCACCCTCACGATCCAGAAGGAGGTAGCTGAAAGGATTGTGGCTGGCCCCGGCACAAAGAGGTACGGGATTCTCTCCCTGATGGTACAGTACAGAACAGAAGCTGAGATTGCATTTCTCATCCCGAAGGAGGCCTTCAGCCCCCCTCCAAAGGTAGACTCCGCCGTCATACAGTTAAGAACCCTTCATGAAAAAAGGGTCTCGGTAAGAGATAAAGGACTCTTTTTCAGAATAATAAGGACTGCCTTTTCGCAGAGGCGAAAGACACTTGCAAACTCCCTTAAACCGGTGTATACCGATATCAAGGGCATATTGGAAAAACTCGGAATTGATCCCCGCAGGAGACCTGAAACGCTTACCATCGAGGACTTCGCAAGAATATCAGATACCCTTCCCGATGTTTGCAGGTCACACAAAAACGGGCTGTTGCCCAAATAG